Within the Saccharopolyspora gloriosae genome, the region GCGGACGCGCGGAACCGAGCCCGCAATCCGGCCACCAGCCTGGAGATCGCGGAATCCTGCCCCGGCTGCGGCACCCGGTAGGCCGCCTCCGTCACGGTCAGCGTGACTACCGCGACCTCGGGGACGGAGAGGTCCGCGAGCCACTGCTCGGTCTCCGCGCCCGCGTGCGCCCGGCTGATCGAGGCCACGGTGCGCACCGGATCGTCGCAACCGCGCACCAGCAACGAATACAGCCCGCGCTGCGCGTTGAGCTCCGCGGGCAGTTCGGTACTGCGGAACGTGTACGCGGCGATGCCCCACTCCGGGTCGGCGGCGGTGTACCAGGCCTGGTGGGCGCGGTGGAACCCGCCGAGTCCCAGGTGCACGGCGCGGACCGGGGCGGGCTCGGTGGCCCGGTTCAGTCGCATGGTCCCAACCGGAAGGCGGTTCGGGGCTGGCGGTCGTTGAGGTCGCGCAGGACCTGCGCGGCATCGTCCTCGCTGAGCACGTGCTCCGCGACGAGCGAGGCCAGGTGCCCGGCGTCGACCCGGCGCGCGGTGTCATGGCGGGCGGGGATGGAGCAGAAACCTCGGGTGTCGTCGATGAATCCGGCGGTGCGGTGAAAACCGGCCGTCTCCGTGACAGCGTCCCGGAACCGCCGCATCGCACGCGGCGCGTCCAAGAACCACCAGGGTGCGCCCAAGAACACCGACGGGTAGAAGCCGGCGATCGGCGCGAGTTCGCGGGAGAACACCGTCTCGTCCAGGGTGCACAGCACGGTCCGGAACCGCGGATCGGTGCCGAAGCGCCGCAGCATCGGGCGCAGCGACTCGGTGAACTCGGCGCGAGTGGGTATGTCGTGGCCGGTGTCCGGGCCGTAGTGCGCGAAAGTCGTCGGGTGGTGGTTGCGCAGGCTGCCGGTGTGCAGCGCCAGCACCAGGCCGTCCTCACTGGACATCCGGGCCATCTCGCCGAGCAGTTGCCTCGACAGCAGCGCCGCGTCACCCCGCCCGGCGCGGACCTCCTCGAACAGGCGGGAAGCCTCGTGTTCCGGCAGGAACTCCATGCGTGGATCCGGGGCGCCGTGGTCGGTCGCGGTGGCGCCGTGCGCGCGGAAGAACTCCCGCCGCGCCTCCAGTGCCCGGACCAGGCCGCGGTAGTCGCCGGTGTCGATGCCGCTGACCTCGGCGAGCCGCCGCAGCGCCGCCTGCCAGTCCGGGCGGGTCGCGTCGAGGTAGCGGTCCGGGCGGAACGTCGGCACCACCCGGCCCTGCCAGCTCGGGTCCGCGGTGAGCGCTCGGTGGTGGCGCAGATCATCGGCGGGATCATCGGTGGTGGCGAGCACCTCGATGCCGAACGACCGGTACAGCGCGCGCGGCCGCAGCTCCGGCCGAGCCAGGCGTTCGGCGAGCTCGTCGAACAACACGTCGGCGGTCGCCGCCGAAGGCTGCACCGTCACGCCGAGCACGTCGTGCAGCTCCGACTCCAGCCACTGCCGCGAAGCGGTGCCGAGGAACAGGTGCCAGTGCGAGCAGAACGCCCGCCACACCTCGCGCGGCGACGCCGGTTCCTCCGGGCCGCCCGGCAGGCCGCACTCGTGCAACGGAACTCCGTGCGCGTGCAGCAGCCGCGTCACGTAGTGATCGGGCGTGACCAGCAGTGCCGCCGGGTCCGCGAACGGCCGGTCCGTGGCCAGCAGCTCGGGATCGACGTGTCCGTGCGGGCTGATCAGCGGCAGATCCCGGACCTCCTCGTAAAGGCGCCGGGCAATGGGGCGTTGCACCGGGTCGCTGGGCAGCAGCCGATCGGGGTGCGGCGCGAGCGGAGTCGGCGCCCGTGAGGTGGAACCACTAGCCATGCCCGCAGAATCGGCCGCGCGCGAAGCCGCGGACAACTAGTTGCCATCGGTTGCCGGTCCGGTGGAGCCGCGGACCACAAGATGCGCGTCGAAGCTCATGGGCCGGGCGGTGCCGCCGGTCAGCTCGGCATGCACCAGATCGACCGCGACACCGCCGACCTGCCCGGTAGGCCCTGCGATGGTGGTCAGCCCGGGCATCACCAGGTCCGCTCCGAAGATATCGTCGCAGCCCACGATGCTGCGGTCCGCGGGCAGCCGCAGCCCCATGCCCTGCAAGCGCTGCATGGCGCCGATGGCGACGAGGTCGTTGTAGGCGATGGCGGCGGTGGCCCCGTCCAACACGAACGCCTCCGCCGCGTCCCGGCCTCCTTCCCTGGTGGGCGGATGCGGCCCGAGGAACACCGACTGCAATCCCAGGTCCGTCGCTTCGGCGTGCACCGCTGCCCAGCGCTGGCCGTTGATCCACGAATTCCGCGGACCCGACAGGTACGCGATGCGGCGGTGCCCGAACGCCGCGAGGTGGCGCACCGCGGTGCGCATTCCGCCCGCGGTGTCCACCACCAGGCTCGGCAGGCCCTCGATCACGCGGTTCACCATCACCAGCGGACGGTGCCTCGCCAACTGCCGCACCGACTCGTCGGCGAGCCGGGAGGTGGCGAGGATGCCGCCCGTCGAATTCGCCAGCAGGTGCCGCAGATTCCCGGCTTCCACCTGCGGTGACTCGTCGCTGTCGGTGAGCGCCAGCGTGTAATGCCGCTCGATGGCGCGGGACTGCACGGCCTTGATCAACGCGGCGTAGTAGGGGTTGGCGATGTCCGTGACGACCAGCATCAAGGTGCGCGATCGGCCGGGGGATTCAGCCCTGGCCAGCGGGCGCGGCGCGTAACCGATCTCCTCCGCCGCGACCCGGACCAGGTTGCGGGTGGTGGCGTTGACCCGCGACGGATTGCTGAACGCGCGCGACACCGTGGACGCCGCGACACCGCAGTGCCGCGCCACGTCGTAGATCGTCGGCCTTCCCTCACCCACGCCCCCACCCCCTTCTCCGCTTCTCCCCAATCGACCACGCCCCCGAGCCCCTGACAACCACTGGCACCTTGTTGCCACCCCGCGCCCCCTGCCCAGACGGAGACCACACCCCGCCGCACCCACCCGAGCGGAGTGAACGGACCGTTCGCCCAGTCCCCTTGGACCAACGGTCCGTTCACCAGAGAACAACCCCTTCCCGGGCTGCCTCTCCCTCGCTGCCCCACACCTCCCGCGCACGAGGTTCGGATTTAGTGAACGGACCGTTCGTCCAGTGAGATGGGGCGAACGGTCCGTTCACTCTCATCGGGACGCGCCCCGTGCTCCTGGGAACTCGTCGGTTGATTCTGTGTGGTCGGCGCGGCAC harbors:
- the uxaC gene encoding glucuronate isomerase codes for the protein MASGSTSRAPTPLAPHPDRLLPSDPVQRPIARRLYEEVRDLPLISPHGHVDPELLATDRPFADPAALLVTPDHYVTRLLHAHGVPLHECGLPGGPEEPASPREVWRAFCSHWHLFLGTASRQWLESELHDVLGVTVQPSAATADVLFDELAERLARPELRPRALYRSFGIEVLATTDDPADDLRHHRALTADPSWQGRVVPTFRPDRYLDATRPDWQAALRRLAEVSGIDTGDYRGLVRALEARREFFRAHGATATDHGAPDPRMEFLPEHEASRLFEEVRAGRGDAALLSRQLLGEMARMSSEDGLVLALHTGSLRNHHPTTFAHYGPDTGHDIPTRAEFTESLRPMLRRFGTDPRFRTVLCTLDETVFSRELAPIAGFYPSVFLGAPWWFLDAPRAMRRFRDAVTETAGFHRTAGFIDDTRGFCSIPARHDTARRVDAGHLASLVAEHVLSEDDAAQVLRDLNDRQPRTAFRLGPCD
- a CDS encoding LacI family DNA-binding transcriptional regulator, whose protein sequence is MGEGRPTIYDVARHCGVAASTVSRAFSNPSRVNATTRNLVRVAAEEIGYAPRPLARAESPGRSRTLMLVVTDIANPYYAALIKAVQSRAIERHYTLALTDSDESPQVEAGNLRHLLANSTGGILATSRLADESVRQLARHRPLVMVNRVIEGLPSLVVDTAGGMRTAVRHLAAFGHRRIAYLSGPRNSWINGQRWAAVHAEATDLGLQSVFLGPHPPTREGGRDAAEAFVLDGATAAIAYNDLVAIGAMQRLQGMGLRLPADRSIVGCDDIFGADLVMPGLTTIAGPTGQVGGVAVDLVHAELTGGTARPMSFDAHLVVRGSTGPATDGN